In Acaryochloris marina S15, a single genomic region encodes these proteins:
- a CDS encoding ABC transporter ATP-binding protein, whose amino-acid sequence MHLEVSHLYKHFSTRQGKLLVLKDINLHVETGEFVCAVGASGSGKTTLLRMIAGLDASTSGKIMVDGQPVIGPGADRGMVFQSYTLYPWLTVAKNVGFGLKLQGVAKPLRAKRVAEYLDVVGLTQFADAYPRELSGGMKQRVAIARALASQPKVLLMDEPFGALDVQTKETMQQFLLNLWRRTGTSILMITHDVDEAIFLSQRIYVLTARPGSVQREISINLPTERTYAVKRQPLFQDYRDEIMDLLRETPELHPVIE is encoded by the coding sequence ATGCACTTAGAAGTTTCCCATCTGTATAAGCATTTCTCGACTCGCCAGGGGAAACTGCTCGTTCTCAAAGATATTAATCTGCACGTGGAGACGGGAGAGTTTGTCTGTGCTGTAGGGGCATCAGGATCTGGCAAAACCACACTTCTACGTATGATAGCGGGGCTAGACGCCTCTACCTCAGGCAAAATCATGGTCGATGGTCAGCCCGTGATTGGTCCGGGTGCCGATCGCGGCATGGTGTTTCAAAGTTACACCCTCTATCCCTGGTTGACAGTTGCCAAAAATGTGGGATTTGGCTTAAAACTGCAGGGGGTTGCTAAGCCCCTGCGCGCTAAGCGGGTGGCTGAATATCTAGATGTGGTGGGATTGACCCAGTTTGCCGATGCTTATCCCAGAGAGTTGTCAGGGGGGATGAAGCAGCGAGTTGCCATTGCCCGAGCATTGGCCTCACAACCCAAAGTATTACTGATGGATGAGCCGTTCGGAGCATTGGATGTGCAAACGAAAGAAACCATGCAGCAGTTTTTGCTGAATTTATGGCGACGAACCGGCACCAGCATCTTAATGATTACCCATGACGTAGACGAAGCTATTTTCCTGTCACAGCGCATTTACGTGCTCACGGCTCGCCCTGGTTCGGTCCAGCGAGAGATCTCGATTAACCTACCGACGGAACGGACTTACGCCGTCAAACGTCAGCCCTTATTTCAAGACTATCGAGATGAAATCATGGATCTGTTGCGGGAAACCCCAGAACTCCATCCAGTGATAGAGTAA
- a CDS encoding anhydro-N-acetylmuramic acid kinase — MRVIGLMSGTSVDGIDAALVDISGQELDLQVDLIASQTYPYPDALRDQILAVCAGQPLSIEEVAVLDDGIATQFSQAAQAIQADATPTAELIGSHGQTVFHRPPQDNLGYTLQLGRGAVIAYQTSINTVSNFRVADMAAGGQGAPLVSKLDICLLSHPEFYRCVQNVGGIGNVTYLPPLADGNQLGVGVKGWDTGPANVLMDLAVAHFSKGELTYDADGAWAAQGTPCQPLIEEWLRHPFFLEPPPKSTGRELFSPDYLQTCLQTAALYQLSPADMLATLTDFTAATIVYNYDQFLPHPPDQVVLCGGGSRNGYLRQCLQQRVGSSPVLTADDLGLSADAKEAIAFAVLAYWRQLKIPGNVPTVTGAKGPVLLGELHLV, encoded by the coding sequence ATGCGTGTAATTGGTTTGATGAGCGGTACCTCCGTTGATGGCATTGATGCCGCCCTCGTTGATATTTCCGGCCAGGAACTAGACTTACAGGTCGATCTGATTGCGTCCCAGACCTATCCCTATCCCGATGCCCTCCGAGATCAAATTCTAGCGGTTTGCGCGGGACAGCCTTTGAGTATCGAAGAGGTGGCAGTACTGGATGATGGGATCGCAACTCAATTTTCTCAAGCGGCCCAAGCCATTCAGGCAGATGCAACGCCGACCGCCGAACTGATTGGGTCCCACGGCCAAACCGTGTTCCATCGTCCCCCGCAAGACAATCTGGGCTATACCCTCCAATTGGGGCGGGGAGCTGTGATTGCCTATCAAACCAGCATCAATACGGTCAGTAATTTTCGCGTCGCTGATATGGCAGCAGGCGGTCAGGGCGCTCCCCTCGTCTCCAAACTGGATATTTGTTTACTCAGCCATCCCGAGTTCTACCGCTGTGTGCAAAATGTGGGCGGTATTGGCAACGTTACCTATCTGCCCCCCTTAGCGGATGGGAACCAACTGGGGGTCGGTGTCAAAGGCTGGGACACAGGCCCTGCCAATGTTTTGATGGATTTGGCTGTTGCTCACTTTTCTAAAGGAGAACTGACCTACGATGCCGATGGGGCCTGGGCTGCCCAGGGGACGCCTTGTCAGCCCCTGATTGAGGAATGGCTGCGGCATCCTTTTTTCCTAGAGCCACCTCCTAAATCTACGGGGCGAGAGTTGTTTAGCCCCGATTATTTGCAGACCTGTTTACAAACAGCGGCACTCTATCAGCTCAGTCCAGCCGATATGCTCGCTACCCTGACGGACTTTACGGCAGCAACCATCGTTTACAACTACGACCAGTTTTTGCCCCATCCGCCTGATCAGGTGGTTCTGTGTGGGGGCGGTAGTCGTAATGGGTATTTACGGCAGTGCCTGCAACAGCGTGTGGGGAGTAGCCCCGTGCTGACAGCGGATGATTTAGGGTTGAGTGCTGATGCCAAAGAAGCGATCGCATTTGCGGTATTGGCCTATTGGCGGCAGCTGAAAATCCCTGGTAATGTCCCCACAGTGACCGGGGCAAAAGGCCCTGTTCTCTTGGGAGAATTACACCTCGTCTGA
- a CDS encoding serine/threonine-protein kinase, whose translation MVGLVNGRYRILKALNEGGFGKTFLAEDEQMPSRRFCVIKQLKPVLNNDRVQKIVLERFQREAAILERIGQGHPQIPDLFAYFEETGQFNLVQEWIEGQTLTEIVTAQGSLNEAEVIKLLYQIINVLNYIHGHNIIHRDIKPDNIIVRNADQQPCLIDFGAVKEVMATQINAQGQPSRSIVIGTLGFMPREQAAGRPTFASDLYSLGLTAIYLLTGKFPDQFETDSATGRLLWKQDCQHLSSPFRSLLDQLVKPHPKHRFATVAAMRTALQSVAQASTVLSHPSAEDEVAPAAPSPPPAVPEPSPAEPALQTQQPKRRLKWIGLGVGGVAIASTSLFFLFRPQWHYFWGQQAAQSGNWRSATENFEQALALKDDYTEAALKLGETYGEIGKYPDAIAQFDTLLEQQPETAAAYRERGEIHFATGEYQTAIADYNEALSLDSKDAETYNHRGDAQVEMGKYEEAIADYRQAIRLQPNQAQGYLNLGSVFFVQGKLEAAVKELDKAIQADANHLSAHVNRGSYRSVLGDQDGAEQDWERALELSVRTAKDYTSRGYANSRLNQKQDAIADYNQALSINPQLTRAHTNLGGVFYEQGEIEQARKSFDQALKINPNSTNAYLLRGELRAYQGQPADFEGALKDYDRAIAINPKDPFVLNNRCGALFSLNELQRALEDCNKGLGINPSSAALHTVRGNIYLRLKQYEKAIQDYGRTIKINDTRNSEVRSQAAYSNRASAKIQLKDLDGALSDLSDALRIKPDAAEDYYKRGLLYSVQNKRKEAIADLKKAADLYAAQGRTGSYNDVLSVLRSLGEG comes from the coding sequence ATGGTAGGACTTGTTAATGGCCGATATCGTATCCTCAAGGCATTAAATGAAGGGGGATTCGGTAAAACCTTCTTAGCTGAAGATGAGCAAATGCCATCTCGGCGATTTTGTGTGATTAAACAGCTCAAACCTGTGCTTAACAATGATCGGGTGCAGAAAATTGTTTTAGAACGATTTCAGCGAGAAGCGGCCATCTTAGAACGAATTGGCCAAGGGCATCCTCAAATTCCCGATCTATTTGCTTACTTTGAAGAAACTGGGCAATTTAATTTGGTGCAGGAATGGATTGAAGGCCAGACCCTCACGGAAATTGTCACCGCCCAAGGCTCACTGAATGAAGCAGAGGTGATCAAGCTGCTTTATCAGATTATCAATGTGCTCAATTACATTCATGGCCACAACATTATTCACCGAGATATTAAACCCGACAATATTATTGTTCGTAATGCTGATCAACAGCCTTGTCTGATTGATTTTGGTGCCGTCAAGGAAGTGATGGCTACCCAAATCAATGCTCAAGGACAGCCCAGTCGCTCGATTGTAATTGGCACCCTTGGCTTTATGCCCAGAGAGCAGGCAGCGGGGCGACCTACGTTTGCCAGCGATCTATATAGTTTGGGTTTAACGGCGATTTATTTGCTGACGGGCAAGTTCCCCGATCAGTTTGAAACGGATAGTGCGACGGGACGATTGCTGTGGAAGCAGGATTGCCAGCATCTGAGCTCCCCCTTTAGAAGTTTGCTGGATCAACTGGTTAAACCCCATCCGAAACATCGGTTTGCCACGGTGGCAGCTATGCGAACGGCATTACAGTCTGTGGCTCAAGCCAGCACGGTGCTCTCCCATCCCTCGGCTGAAGATGAAGTTGCTCCTGCAGCCCCTTCACCTCCGCCAGCAGTCCCTGAGCCCTCTCCGGCTGAGCCTGCGCTCCAGACCCAGCAGCCTAAACGGCGGTTGAAGTGGATTGGGTTAGGGGTGGGTGGCGTTGCGATCGCATCCACAAGTCTCTTTTTTCTCTTCCGTCCCCAATGGCATTATTTCTGGGGTCAGCAGGCGGCCCAATCGGGGAACTGGCGGTCTGCCACGGAGAATTTTGAACAGGCCTTAGCGCTAAAAGATGATTACACCGAAGCAGCGCTTAAATTAGGCGAAACCTATGGTGAGATTGGAAAATACCCGGACGCCATCGCCCAGTTCGATACCTTGTTAGAGCAGCAGCCAGAAACCGCAGCGGCCTATCGAGAACGAGGCGAAATTCACTTTGCCACTGGGGAATACCAAACTGCGATCGCAGACTATAACGAAGCCCTTTCTCTCGACTCCAAGGATGCGGAAACTTATAACCATCGGGGAGATGCCCAGGTAGAAATGGGTAAGTATGAGGAGGCCATTGCCGATTATCGTCAAGCCATTCGTCTCCAACCCAACCAGGCCCAAGGCTATCTCAATTTAGGCTCTGTATTTTTTGTCCAGGGGAAGCTGGAAGCGGCGGTCAAAGAACTAGATAAGGCTATCCAAGCGGATGCCAATCATTTATCAGCCCATGTGAACCGAGGTAGCTATCGTTCGGTTCTGGGGGACCAAGATGGAGCAGAACAAGACTGGGAACGCGCCCTAGAACTGTCAGTACGAACGGCGAAAGACTATACGAGTCGGGGCTATGCCAACTCTAGGTTGAATCAAAAACAAGATGCGATCGCAGATTACAATCAGGCTCTGAGCATTAACCCTCAGCTCACCCGTGCCCATACCAATCTGGGAGGTGTCTTCTATGAACAGGGTGAAATCGAGCAAGCTCGTAAATCCTTTGATCAGGCTCTAAAGATTAATCCCAACTCTACCAACGCCTATTTGCTGAGGGGTGAACTGCGTGCCTACCAAGGTCAGCCAGCGGATTTTGAAGGTGCACTCAAAGATTATGATCGCGCCATTGCCATTAATCCTAAAGATCCCTTTGTCCTCAATAATCGTTGTGGGGCCTTATTTTCCCTCAATGAACTACAGCGCGCCCTCGAAGACTGCAACAAAGGCTTAGGGATTAACCCCAGCAGTGCTGCCCTACATACGGTGCGGGGCAATATTTATCTGCGATTAAAGCAGTATGAAAAGGCGATCCAAGACTATGGGCGCACGATCAAAATTAATGACACTCGCAACAGTGAGGTGCGGAGTCAAGCGGCTTACTCTAACCGTGCCAGTGCCAAGATCCAGCTCAAAGATTTAGATGGGGCTTTAAGCGATCTCAGTGATGCCCTGCGAATTAAGCCAGATGCGGCTGAAGATTACTATAAACGGGGCTTGCTTTATTCGGTGCAAAACAAACGCAAGGAAGCCATTGCGGATCTAAAAAAAGCAGCCGATCTCTATGCTGCACAAGGCCGAACGGGGAGTTACAACGACGTTCTCAGTGTTCTACGTTCTTTGGGAGAAGGGTAA
- a CDS encoding DUF6999 family protein has translation MSWQTEFDQQIINIKDPNPWLALYLDASLPLHDESKRALLRGHNSRSRRIFLPFVRPLAKLMIVVVKLLRIVIPEWLSSSRLLHQLIYWGLKYFVTPDSNYLILRHFVIGTEILKFIADNAGVEITSTQSLRPTCLEDLKANTFLIHDLNIYNFIIELNQKLKAENRTLEAPQSLNFDAITDGEFEINPGCQRWTNFVDLQSAIEAYTPVYALFLSDHDFWRATNSLQLDETIAIYISKLLQDPTALSLVNNRHPCIPLITLHAGFRLMLHGMDAEILHGYLRQQKRMQVTLSA, from the coding sequence ATGAGTTGGCAGACAGAGTTTGATCAACAAATCATTAATATCAAAGACCCCAATCCTTGGCTGGCGCTCTATTTGGATGCCAGTTTGCCCCTTCACGATGAATCTAAGCGGGCATTGCTGAGGGGCCACAACAGCCGCTCCCGCCGGATCTTTTTGCCCTTTGTGCGCCCGTTGGCCAAGCTGATGATTGTGGTGGTGAAGCTACTACGAATCGTGATCCCCGAATGGTTAAGCTCGTCTCGGCTGCTGCATCAGCTTATTTATTGGGGGTTGAAGTACTTTGTGACCCCCGATAGTAATTATCTGATTTTGCGGCATTTCGTGATTGGGACGGAGATTCTCAAGTTTATTGCCGATAATGCTGGGGTCGAGATTACGTCTACCCAATCCTTGCGCCCCACCTGCTTAGAAGATTTGAAGGCCAATACCTTCCTGATTCACGATTTGAATATTTACAACTTTATTATTGAGTTGAATCAAAAGCTCAAGGCTGAGAATCGGACGCTAGAGGCCCCTCAAAGCCTCAACTTTGACGCGATTACGGATGGAGAATTTGAGATCAATCCTGGATGCCAACGATGGACTAATTTTGTGGATTTGCAATCTGCCATTGAGGCGTATACACCAGTCTATGCTTTGTTTTTATCCGATCATGATTTTTGGCGGGCCACCAATTCGTTGCAGCTAGATGAAACCATCGCCATTTACATTAGCAAGTTGTTACAAGATCCGACGGCCTTGAGCTTAGTCAACAATCGTCATCCCTGTATTCCGTTAATTACGCTGCATGCTGGCTTTCGGCTGATGCTCCACGGTATGGATGCTGAAATCTTGCATGGCTATTTACGGCAACAGAAGCGAATGCAGGTTACCCTATCGGCATGA
- a CDS encoding iron-containing redox enzyme family protein translates to MQTQPRLHSNVTQSQRVLRQLTMVWADFESRLLKVPIVARAMQQQLRLADYLTLISDHYQQVVEGSGWISRAASSITAPYLDQRSVFIRHAATEHLDYQMLEKSYLASGGQKAELIGAHKNIGSEALSAWMYQRASQPNPFDLLGAMFVIEGLGKRFAQTFANALDENPLITDPDQLEFYRYHAAHDEDHLQELEDLLASSILDITGMDEAIVRTAKVTARLYLLQLEELGHY, encoded by the coding sequence ATGCAAACCCAACCTCGACTTCACAGCAACGTCACCCAGTCCCAGCGAGTGCTGCGCCAGTTAACGATGGTATGGGCCGATTTTGAAAGTCGGTTGTTAAAAGTACCGATTGTCGCCCGAGCAATGCAGCAGCAGCTCAGGCTAGCAGATTATCTCACCTTAATTAGCGATCATTACCAGCAGGTGGTGGAAGGCAGCGGCTGGATTAGCCGAGCAGCCTCTTCGATTACAGCGCCATATCTGGACCAGCGTTCTGTCTTTATCCGCCATGCGGCCACAGAACATCTTGACTATCAAATGCTGGAGAAAAGTTATCTAGCCTCCGGGGGCCAAAAAGCCGAATTGATAGGGGCGCACAAAAATATTGGGTCCGAAGCGCTTTCAGCCTGGATGTATCAACGGGCATCTCAGCCCAACCCCTTCGATCTGTTGGGGGCCATGTTTGTGATCGAGGGCTTAGGAAAGCGGTTCGCCCAAACCTTTGCCAATGCCTTAGACGAAAACCCCTTAATCACCGATCCAGATCAGCTAGAGTTCTATCGCTATCATGCAGCCCATGATGAAGATCATCTGCAAGAACTCGAAGATCTGCTGGCTAGCTCAATTTTGGATATAACAGGAATGGATGAGGCGATTGTCCGCACCGCCAAAGTTACCGCTCGGTTATATCTCTTACAGCTAGAAGAACTAGGACATTATTGA
- a CDS encoding beta-ketoacyl-ACP synthase III, with product MSPCQEVYITGVGKFLPGEPVANADMAAYIGSISKRSSTLGSAILRKNGIKQRFYALDTAGGYRYTNAGMAANAIHDALKQARCQPEQVDLLATSTTQGDYLVPGFASAVHGELGIPPLAIFSFQSVCASSLMAVKNAWLNVKVSESQLAVASGSEFASRWFRPKVYQPFYDQDARPDPQIEFLRWTLSDGAGAVVLEPNPKPDGVSLRIDWIQFKSFADRFPPCMYAGAKSNTDDLGWGLYESPQAAYEAGAIALKQDFDILYAMFPVWVGYYLELLEKYDLDPNAIDYFLPHYSSHSLGEEMKRLLLRTGAMIAEEKWFNNLERYGNTGTASIFIMLEELVQQQSLQPGQRILCFVPESGRCIAAFMHLTVV from the coding sequence ATGTCTCCTTGCCAAGAGGTTTACATCACTGGAGTCGGCAAATTTTTGCCAGGAGAGCCCGTTGCCAACGCGGATATGGCGGCGTACATCGGCAGTATTAGTAAGCGTAGCTCAACCCTAGGATCCGCTATCTTGCGCAAAAATGGGATTAAGCAGCGCTTCTACGCCCTAGATACAGCAGGTGGCTACCGATATACCAACGCAGGGATGGCGGCGAATGCCATTCATGATGCTCTTAAACAAGCTCGTTGCCAGCCCGAACAGGTGGATCTGCTAGCAACGAGTACCACCCAAGGGGATTATCTGGTGCCAGGGTTTGCGAGTGCAGTCCATGGTGAGCTAGGTATTCCACCGCTAGCAATTTTTTCATTTCAGAGTGTTTGTGCCAGCAGTCTGATGGCGGTTAAAAATGCCTGGCTCAATGTCAAAGTGAGCGAGTCTCAGCTGGCAGTCGCGAGCGGGAGTGAATTTGCGAGCCGCTGGTTTCGCCCTAAGGTCTATCAGCCTTTTTACGATCAAGATGCCAGGCCCGATCCACAAATCGAGTTCTTGCGATGGACCCTCTCCGATGGGGCAGGAGCTGTAGTCTTAGAGCCCAATCCTAAGCCCGATGGAGTGTCCTTGCGGATTGATTGGATTCAGTTTAAGTCCTTTGCCGACCGGTTCCCACCCTGTATGTATGCCGGGGCTAAAAGCAATACGGACGATCTGGGATGGGGGTTATATGAATCTCCCCAGGCGGCCTATGAAGCGGGTGCCATTGCCCTTAAGCAAGACTTTGATATTCTCTACGCCATGTTTCCGGTTTGGGTTGGCTACTATCTGGAGCTGCTAGAGAAATACGATCTGGATCCCAATGCCATCGATTATTTTTTACCCCATTATTCTTCCCACTCCCTAGGCGAAGAGATGAAGCGATTGCTGCTTCGCACAGGAGCCATGATTGCGGAAGAAAAATGGTTCAATAACCTAGAACGCTATGGCAATACCGGGACGGCCTCCATCTTTATCATGCTAGAGGAGCTGGTTCAGCAACAGTCTTTGCAGCCTGGACAACGGATCCTCTGCTTTGTACCCGAAAGTGGGCGCTGTATTGCGGCCTTTATGCATTTAACAGTGGTGTAA
- a CDS encoding tetratricopeptide repeat protein produces the protein MVFFQRLFRQPQPPNHATPSENLEASLAEFDQAIAHGKDNNEVWFGRGCVQVELKRYQEAIRSFDRALAHRPNHLDSWHNRSLAFCQLGLYEEAVSSYEQALHLGSAPSQDWYFYGTLLAQLDRYEEAINSYEQALKKDPDRALIWYDRGIALSWLGQYEDAIASYDQALNLDSSLHQAWFRRGLAFNQCQNYAQALKSFDKALSIDEKEAEVWAAKGLALLQLQQYEEAITTHEKAIKLNAKDDQVWYNKACCHAHHQQLDQAISSLEQAMNLNPEAIRELASNDPDLQVLHQQPTFQKLISI, from the coding sequence GTGGTGTTTTTTCAAAGATTATTTCGTCAGCCTCAGCCACCTAACCATGCCACACCTTCTGAAAACCTGGAAGCGAGTTTAGCTGAGTTTGATCAGGCTATCGCCCATGGAAAAGATAATAACGAAGTATGGTTTGGGCGAGGTTGCGTCCAAGTTGAACTAAAACGGTATCAAGAAGCGATTCGTAGCTTCGATCGGGCCTTGGCCCATCGCCCTAATCATTTAGATAGTTGGCACAATCGGTCTTTAGCCTTTTGCCAATTGGGTCTATACGAAGAAGCGGTGAGTAGCTATGAGCAGGCTCTTCATTTGGGCAGCGCCCCCTCCCAAGATTGGTATTTCTATGGCACATTGCTCGCCCAGCTCGATCGCTATGAAGAAGCCATCAACAGCTATGAACAAGCCCTAAAGAAGGATCCCGATCGGGCACTGATTTGGTACGACCGTGGCATTGCCCTGTCTTGGTTAGGACAATACGAAGATGCGATCGCAAGTTACGATCAAGCCCTCAATCTAGACTCAAGCCTTCATCAAGCTTGGTTCCGACGCGGCTTAGCCTTCAATCAATGTCAAAACTATGCCCAAGCCTTGAAATCTTTTGATAAGGCCTTATCGATTGATGAAAAGGAGGCCGAAGTATGGGCTGCTAAGGGGTTAGCCCTGCTCCAACTTCAGCAATATGAAGAAGCCATTACCACCCATGAAAAAGCGATCAAACTGAATGCGAAGGATGATCAAGTTTGGTACAACAAAGCTTGCTGCCACGCCCATCATCAACAGCTAGATCAAGCAATTTCTAGCCTTGAACAAGCCATGAACCTCAATCCAGAGGCCATTCGTGAATTGGCTAGCAATGATCCCGACTTACAAGTCTTGCATCAACAACCCACCTTTCAAAAGCTGATTTCGATTTAA
- a CDS encoding DUF1823 family protein yields the protein MAVTEPDLPGLTSEVFWAILEDKIPDETVNQMLWYHLGYRYDQASQTWDISQVDEVWTEAYPDPPDFIGSRPATIKITRSIPKENKQLLKEELGFGGYTIDELNPRRTRRATAVNWFLNYLKQSAASNA from the coding sequence ATGGCTGTGACAGAACCTGACTTGCCGGGATTAACATCAGAGGTCTTCTGGGCCATCTTGGAAGATAAGATTCCTGATGAAACAGTCAATCAGATGCTCTGGTATCACTTGGGCTATCGCTATGATCAAGCCTCTCAGACATGGGATATCTCACAAGTCGATGAAGTGTGGACCGAAGCCTACCCAGATCCCCCAGATTTTATTGGGAGTCGTCCTGCCACCATTAAAATCACTCGCTCCATTCCCAAAGAGAACAAGCAGTTGTTGAAAGAAGAGCTTGGCTTTGGTGGGTACACCATCGATGAGCTAAACCCTCGCCGTACCCGACGGGCAACTGCAGTGAACTGGTTCTTGAATTATCTGAAGCAGTCTGCAGCCTCAAATGCTTGA
- a CDS encoding DUF3611 family protein: protein MTRPSDALSRSPNLKNLGGAFRIVGWISFWIKAVLGIISGVTVLFAFFSRASNPNQAGNTISGLGLLFTVTGILLLGVSVFWSFRYTRWGRRFLAPSSENAPSKAATLRLLKMVLLTDLIGILVTVIGGEWFVGAIIGKAISQGVAVFSLNPNQLVEPIDLFVIQACINTIAGQFAGVVASLWLLQRTTQQRPTG, encoded by the coding sequence ATGACCCGACCGTCTGACGCTCTATCCCGGTCGCCCAATCTTAAGAATTTGGGTGGTGCATTCCGCATTGTGGGCTGGATTAGTTTCTGGATCAAGGCGGTGTTAGGCATCATCTCGGGAGTAACGGTTCTATTTGCCTTTTTCAGTCGTGCTAGTAATCCGAATCAGGCGGGCAATACGATCAGCGGATTAGGACTGTTATTTACGGTGACCGGAATTTTGCTCTTGGGTGTGAGCGTTTTCTGGAGTTTTCGCTATACCCGCTGGGGCCGTCGTTTTTTAGCGCCTTCTAGTGAAAATGCCCCCTCTAAAGCAGCTACCCTGAGATTGCTGAAAATGGTCCTGCTGACGGATCTCATTGGCATTTTAGTGACGGTGATTGGGGGTGAATGGTTTGTCGGTGCGATTATTGGCAAGGCCATTTCTCAGGGGGTCGCAGTGTTTAGCCTGAACCCCAACCAACTGGTGGAACCGATCGATCTATTTGTGATTCAAGCTTGTATTAATACGATTGCTGGGCAGTTTGCAGGTGTGGTTGCGTCTCTGTGGCTGCTTCAGCGTACGACACAACAGCGCCCAACAGGATAA
- a CDS encoding Coenzyme F420 hydrogenase/dehydrogenase, beta subunit C-terminal domain, giving the protein MTAVQPHKKAKALKSTSRRPAKELCSECGLCDTYYIHYVKEACAFLNQQVAELEEKAHGRSRDLDNEDDWYFGVSNQMMTARKVDPIPGAQWTGIVSTIGMELLKQGKVEGVVCIQNTDEDRFQPKPIIARTPEEVLAARVNKPTLSPNLSVLEQIEQSGMKRLCVIGVGCQTQALRSVQDSLGLEKLYVLGTPCVDNVNRAGLQTFLDTTSRSPETVVHYEFMQDFRIHFKHEDGSIEMVPFFGLKTNKLKDIFAPSCMSCFDYTNSLADLVVGYMGSPYGWQWIVVRNETGQEMLDLVMDQLETQPVISEGDRHAAVQNSIPAYDKGVTLPMWAAKLMGVVIDKIGPRGLEYARFSIDSHFTRNYLYVKRNYPDKVDAHVPEYAKRIVSQYDLPD; this is encoded by the coding sequence ATGACTGCGGTACAACCCCATAAAAAAGCCAAAGCCCTCAAATCCACGAGTCGCCGACCGGCTAAAGAACTCTGTAGTGAATGTGGTCTTTGCGATACCTACTACATTCACTACGTTAAGGAAGCCTGTGCCTTCTTAAATCAGCAGGTGGCTGAGCTGGAAGAAAAAGCCCATGGCCGCAGCCGTGACTTGGATAACGAAGATGATTGGTACTTCGGGGTCAGCAACCAAATGATGACGGCCCGCAAGGTCGATCCCATTCCGGGGGCGCAATGGACGGGGATTGTCAGCACCATCGGCATGGAACTGCTGAAGCAGGGCAAAGTTGAGGGCGTTGTCTGTATCCAAAATACGGATGAAGATCGATTTCAACCCAAGCCGATTATTGCCCGTACCCCAGAAGAAGTGTTGGCGGCTCGGGTGAATAAGCCCACGCTATCTCCCAATCTCTCGGTGCTAGAGCAGATTGAACAGTCGGGCATGAAGCGCCTCTGTGTGATTGGAGTAGGGTGCCAAACCCAAGCTTTACGGTCGGTTCAGGATAGCTTAGGGCTTGAGAAACTCTATGTGCTGGGGACGCCCTGCGTAGACAACGTGAATCGAGCAGGGTTGCAGACCTTCTTAGACACCACGAGTCGTTCCCCAGAAACGGTTGTCCATTATGAATTTATGCAGGACTTCCGTATCCACTTCAAGCATGAAGATGGGTCGATTGAGATGGTGCCCTTTTTTGGTTTGAAGACCAATAAACTCAAAGACATTTTTGCCCCTTCCTGCATGAGCTGTTTTGACTACACGAATTCCCTGGCGGATCTTGTGGTGGGTTATATGGGTTCTCCCTACGGCTGGCAGTGGATTGTGGTGCGCAACGAGACGGGCCAGGAAATGCTGGATCTGGTGATGGATCAGCTGGAAACCCAGCCTGTAATTTCTGAAGGCGATCGCCATGCGGCGGTGCAAAACAGCATCCCTGCCTATGATAAGGGGGTGACCTTGCCCATGTGGGCGGCGAAACTGATGGGGGTGGTGATCGACAAGATTGGTCCCCGAGGTTTAGAATATGCGCGGTTCTCGATTGATTCGCACTTTACCCGTAACTACCTGTATGTGAAGCGTAACTATCCTGATAAGGTAGATGCCCATGTGCCTGAATACGCCAAGCGCATTGTCAGTCAATATGACTTACCGGACTAA